A stretch of the Chelonoidis abingdonii isolate Lonesome George chromosome 11, CheloAbing_2.0, whole genome shotgun sequence genome encodes the following:
- the HAPLN4 gene encoding hyaluronan and proteoglycan link protein 4, whose protein sequence is MTQPMFHAATLLLLIAVLSSPPALSERGRKKVVQVSEDESGAVVVQTAPGKVVTHRGGTITLPCRYHYDVSAHDPAEIRLKWTKVMDPMSFVDVFVAMGKERRAFGSYRGRTALQEDGAGDASLIIRNVTLQDYGRYECEVTNQLEDDTGMVKLDLEGVIFPYHPRLGRYTLNYHEAQEACLAQDGILASYDQLHKAWLEGMDWCNAGWLEDGSVQYPISRPRDECGRKDTPVGVRTYGYRHKDDERYDAFCFTSNLNGKVYFLKTYRKLSYPEALQACKKNGAKVAKVGQLYAAWKIQLLDRCEAGWVEDGSVRYPIVNPRARCGGQEPGVRNLGFPDKKYKLFGVYCYRKGSEGSPKKGSKEPGKWRPLQV, encoded by the exons ATG ACGCAGCCCATGTTCCATGCAGCCACCCTGCTGCTTCTCATCGCTGTCCTCTCCTCCCCGCCGGCGCTCAGCGAGAGGGGGCGCAAGAAGGTCGTCCAAGTGTCAG AGGATGAGAGCGGGGCCGTGGTCGTCCAGACCGCGCCAGGGAAGGTGGTCACCCACCGGGGCGGGACCATCACCCTCCCCTGCCGGTACCACTATGACGTGTCAGCCCACGACCCCGCTGAGATCCGCCTCAAGTGGACCAAAGTGATGGACCCGATGTCTTTCGTGGACGTCTTTGTGGCCATGGGGAAGGAGCGCAGAGCCTTTGGGAGCTACCGGGGGCGCACGGCACTGCAGGAGGACGGGGCAGGGGACGCCTCCCTCATCATCCGCAACGTCACCCTGCAGGATTACGGGCGATATGAGTGCGAGGTCACCAATCAGCTGGAGGACGACACAGGCATGGTGAAGCTGGATCTGGAAG GAGTGATCTTCCCGTACCACCCGCGCCTCGGCCGCTACACCCTCAACTACCATGAGGCCCAGGAGGCGTGTCTGGCCCAGGATGGCATCCTGGCCTCCTACGACCAGCTGCACAAGGCCTGGCTGGAGGGCATGGACTGGTGCAACGCTGGGTGGCTGGAGGATGGCTCCGTGCAGTACCCCATCTCCAGGCCCCGAGACGAGTGCGGCCGCAAAGACACCCCTGTCGGGGTCAGGACCTATGGGTACCGGCACAAGGACGACGAGCGCTACGACGCCTTCTGCTTCACGTCCAACCTGAATG GAAAAGTCTACTTCCTGAAGACCTACCGCAAGCTGAGCTACCCCGAGGCCCTCCAGGCCTGCAAGAAGAACGGGGCCAAGGTGGCTAAGGTGGGGCAGCTCTACGCTGCCTGGAAGATCCAGCTGCTGGACAGATGTGAGGCGGGCTGGGTGGAGGACGGCAGCGTCCGCTATCCCATCGTCAACCCCCGGGCACGCTGCGGGGGCCAGGAGCCTGGCGTCCGCAACTTGGGCTTCCCAGACAAGAAGTACAAGCTCTTTGGGGTCTACTGCTACAGAAAGGGCAGCGAGGGGTCCCCCAAGAAAGGCAGCAAGGAGCCGGGCAAGTGGAGGCCTCTCCAGGTGTAA